In Peromyscus eremicus chromosome 2, PerEre_H2_v1, whole genome shotgun sequence, a single genomic region encodes these proteins:
- the Foxo6 gene encoding forkhead box protein O6, producing the protein MAAKLRAHQVDVDPDFAPQSRPRSCTWPLPQPDLAGDEDGALGAGVAEGSEDCGPERRATAPAMAPAPPLGAEVGPLRKAKSSRRNAWGNLSYADLITKAIESAPDKRLTLSQIYDWMVRYVPYFKDKGDSNSSAGWKNSIRHNLSLHTRFIRVQNEGTGKSSWWMLNPEGGKTGKTPRRRAVSMDNGAKFLRIKGKASKKKQLHLPERSPDDSPPGAPVPGPLSASAKWAASPASHASDDYEAWADFRGSGRPLLGEAAELEDDEALEALAPSSPLMYPSPASALSPALGARCPGEIPRLAELGGPLGLHGGGVAGLPDALLDGAQDAYGPRARAGTPAYFGGCKAGAYGGGGGFGPPALGALRRLPMQTIQENKQASFAPAAAPFRPGALPALLPPPPPAPRPGPMLGAPGELALPGSAPAYPGKGAAPYAPPAPSRSALAHPISLMTLPGEAGAAGLAPPAHAAAFGGPPGGLLLDALPGPYAAAAAGPLGAGPDRFPADLDLDMFSGSLECDVESIILNDFMDSDEMDFNFDSALPPPPPGLAGAPPPNQSWVPG; encoded by the exons ATGGCTGCGAAGCTGCGAGCGCATCAGGTGGACGTGGACCCGGACTTCGCGCCGCAGAGCCGGCCGCGCTCGTGTACCTGGCCCCTGCCGCAGCCCGACTTGGCCGGCGACGAGGACGGGGCGCTGGGCGCAGGGGTGGCCGAAGGCTCTGAAGACTGCGGGCCAGAACGCAGGGCGACGGCCCCGGCGATGGCCCCAGCGCCGCCGCTGGGCGCGGAGGTCGGACCGTTGCGGAAAGCAAAGAGCTCCCGACGGAACGCGTGGGGGAACCTTTCCTACGCCGACCTCATCACCAAAGCCATCGAGAGCGCCCCGGACAAGAGACTCACGCTCTCGCAGATCTACGACTGGATGGTCCGCTACGTGCCCTACTTCAAGGATAAAGGCGACAGCAACAGCTCGGCCGGCTGGAAG AACTCCATCCGGCACAACCTGTCGCTGCACACCCGGTTCATTCGCGTGCAGAATGAGGGCACTGGCAAAAGTTCGTGGTGGATGCTGAACCCTGAGGGCGGAAAGACTGGCAAGACCCCGCGGCGCCGGGCCGTGTCCATGGACAACGGGGCCAAGTTCCTGCGCATCAAGGGCAAAGCGAGCAAGAAGAAGCAGCTGCACCTGCCGGAGCGGAGCCCGGACGACAGCCCTCCGGGTGCACCGGTTCCAGGGCCCCTGTCGGCCTCCGCCAAGTGGGCCGCCAGCCCGGCCTCACATGCCAGCGACGACTACGAGGCGTGGGCCGACTTCCGCGGCAGCGGGAGACCCCTGCTCGGGGAGGCGGCCGAGCTGGAGGACGACGAGGCCCTGGAGGCCCTGGCACCATCCTCGCCACTCATGTACCCGAGTCCCGCAAGCGCGCTGTCGCCCGCCCTGGGTGCTCGCTGCCCTGGCGAGATACCGCGTCTGGCCGAGCTGGGAGGCCCGCTGGGCCTGCACGGTGGCGGCGTCGCGGGGCTACCGGACGCCCTGCTGGACGGCGCGCAGGACGCGTACGGGCCGCGGGCACGCGCCGGGACTCCCGCCTACTTCGGCGGCTGCAAGGCGGGCGCCTACGGTGGGGGCGGGGGCTTCGGGCCGCCGGCGCTGGGTGCGCTGCGCCGTCTGCCCATGCAGACCATCCAGGAGAACAAGCAGGCCAGCTTCGCGCCGGCCGCCGCGCCCTTCCGCCCCGGGGCGCTGCCCGCGCTGCTGCCACCGCCGCCTCCCGCACCGAGGCCCGGCCCGATGCTGGGCGCGCCCGGGGAGCTGGCGCTGCCTGGCTCGGCCCCCGCTTACCCCGGCAAGGGAGCGGCCCCGTACGCGCCGCCGGCGCCCTCGCGCAGTGCCTTAGCCCACCCCATCAGCCTTATGACGCTGCCCGGCGAGGCGGGCGCCGCCGGCCTGGCCCCACCGGCCCACGCCGCAGCCTTCGGGGGTCCGCCCGGCGGCCTCCTGCTGGACGCGCTGCCCGGGCCCTACGCGGCTGCTGCAGCCGGGCCGCTGGGTGCCGGGCCTGACCGCTTCCCGGCCGACCTGGACCTCGACATGTTCAGCGGAAGCCTCGAGTGTGATGTCGAGTCCATCATCCTCAACGACTTCATGGACAGCGACGAAATGGACTTCAACTTCGACTCAGCCCTGCCTCCGCCGCCCCCGGGCCTGGCCGGGGCGCCACCCCCTAACCAGAGCTGGGTGCCGGGCTGA